The Candidatus Desulfofervidus auxilii DNA segment TTCATGAAATCTCTGATATTCTTTAATGTCCCACACTTTGTCTTTCCAAGAAGAGGGCACTATGTACTGTCCAAATTCTTCATAAATCCTTTCTTCTGCCATTTTGCTACCTCCTATAAAATTTATTTAAACCTCATCTTCAATTCATACACCTCTTCAGTAACTCTTTTTTCAATCTCAAATCCCATTTTTTCAAACAGATGAAGCATTGGTGTGTTTTCTGGAAGCACTTCTGCCGTGAAGCCCAAAAGTCCCTGTTTTTTTGCTAGATACGTCAGATAAGAGAGAATTTCCCTACCAATTCCTCTATTTTGATAATCATCCCTTACTACAAGAGCCACCTCTGCAGTATGCGTAGTGGGGTCTATGGTATATTGTCCTACTCCTAAAATTTTTTCTTTTCCTTTTTGTTTTATCACAGCTAAAATCACCATTTCTTTGGTATAGTCAATAACAACAAATTCCTGCAAACGTTCATGTGGCATATCTTTTCTCTGAGACATAAACCTATAATATAGACTTTTATCTGATAGAGAATAGAAAAACTCTTTCAATAAAGGCTCATCGGTTAGTTTTACAGGCCTCAAAAAGATTTCAAGTCCGGTTTTAGTAGTTCTATAAGTTTCTAGGTCTTCAGGATATTCCCCTCCTTTTCCAGTTATGTATGCCTGGTCTTTATATATTAGATTTAGTTTTTTTGCTTCCTCAATGAGCCATGGTCTAAATTTTGGATGGGCTATGGCGATTAACTCCATAGCACGTTCTCTGATATTTTTCCCATGTAGATATGCTATTCCATATTCTGTTACCACATAATGAATATCACCTCTATTTAGGGTAACGCCCGCTCCCTCTTTAAGGAAAGGCACTATCCTTGAAAACTTACCATTTTCTGCTGTTGATTGAAGAGTAAGAATTGTTTTACCATTGCGCGCTAAAACAGCACCTCTCATAAAATCGGCCTGTCCTCCTATCCCACTGTAAAATATTTTTCCTATGGATTCTGCACTTGCCTGTCCAGTAAGATCTATCTCCAGAGCACTATTTATGGCAGTCATGTTGTCATGCTGGGCTATAATTAAAGGATTATTTGTATAATCAACGGTTCTGAATTCTATGACAGGATTGTCATGTAAATATTCATAAGTTTCTTTTTTACCCATACAAAAAGTGCCTATTGTCTTTCCCCGATTAATGTTTTTTTTCGTGTTATCAATAACACCTTTTTGCATCAATTCCACAATTCCATCACTAAGAAGTTCTGTATGGACGCCTAGGTGTTTTTTGTCATAAAGATTAGCCAAAATGGCATTGGGTATACTTCCATATCCCACTTGGATAGTGTCTCCATCCTCAATAAGACTTGAAACATACTTTCCAATTCGCTGAGCAGTTTCAGTATCTGCCTCAGATTTATATTCCAGTATAGGCTCATCATGAGGAATTATAAAATCCACATCTTTAATATGAATAAATCCATCCCCATGCACTCGTGGCATATTTGAATTCACCTGAGCTACAACCAATTTAGCAGTTTCTACAGCAGCCTTAGTAATATCAACACTTATACCTAAGCTCA contains these protein-coding regions:
- a CDS encoding GNAT family N-acetyltransferase, giving the protein MNKIYPEKFAPEEKIFSYIHPGDKIFVGTGCGEPQYLVSALINYVKSYPKALLDTEVLQVWTLGVAPYTDEKFKQNFRHNSFFIGNNIRDAVNKGLADYTPIFLSEIPNLFYRGVIPIDVALVQTSPPDKHGYMSLGISVDITKAAVETAKLVVAQVNSNMPRVHGDGFIHIKDVDFIIPHDEPILEYKSEADTETAQRIGKYVSSLIEDGDTIQVGYGSIPNAILANLYDKKHLGVHTELLSDGIVELMQKGVIDNTKKNINRGKTIGTFCMGKKETYEYLHDNPVIEFRTVDYTNNPLIIAQHDNMTAINSALEIDLTGQASAESIGKIFYSGIGGQADFMRGAVLARNGKTILTLQSTAENGKFSRIVPFLKEGAGVTLNRGDIHYVVTEYGIAYLHGKNIRERAMELIAIAHPKFRPWLIEEAKKLNLIYKDQAYITGKGGEYPEDLETYRTTKTGLEIFLRPVKLTDEPLLKEFFYSLSDKSLYYRFMSQRKDMPHERLQEFVVIDYTKEMVILAVIKQKGKEKILGVGQYTIDPTTHTAEVALVVRDDYQNRGIGREILSYLTYLAKKQGLLGFTAEVLPENTPMLHLFEKMGFEIEKRVTEEVYELKMRFK